Proteins encoded together in one Balaenoptera musculus isolate JJ_BM4_2016_0621 chromosome 6, mBalMus1.pri.v3, whole genome shotgun sequence window:
- the LHX3 gene encoding LIM/homeobox protein Lhx3 isoform X1, protein MEARGELVPGRESAGGDLLLALLARREDLRRDIPLCAGCDQHILDRFILKALDRHWHSKCLKCSDCHTPLAERCFSRGESVYCKDDFFKRFGTKCAACQLGIPPTQVVRRAQDFVYHLHCFACVVCKRQLATGDEFYLMEDSRLVCKADYETAKQREAEATAKRPRTTITAKQLETLKSAYNTSPKPARHVREQLSSETGLDMRVVQVWFQNRRAKEKRLKKDAGRQRWGQYFRNMKRARGGSKSDKDSVQEEGQDSDAEVSFTDEPAMVEMGPANGLYGSLGEPAPALGRPSGAPGSFPLEHGGLAGPEQYRELRPGSPYGVPPSPAALQSLPGPQPLLSSLVYPDAGLGLVPSGAPGGPPPMRVLAGNGPSSDLSTGSSGGYPDFPASPASWLDEVDHAQF, encoded by the exons ATGGAGGCGCGCGGGGAGCTGGTCCCGGGCCGGGAGTCGGCGGGCGGCGACCTGCTGCTGGCGCTGCTGGCGCGGAGGGAAGACCTGCGCCGAG ACATCCCACTGTGTGCTGGCTGCGACCAGCACATCCTGGACCGCTTCATCCTCAAGGCTCTGGACCGCCACTGGCACAGCAAGTGCCTCAAGTGCAGCGACTGCCACACGCCGCTGGCTGAGCGCTGCTTCAGCCGCGGAGAGAGCGTCTACTGCAAGGACGACTTCTTCAA GCGCTTCGGGACCAAGTGCGCCGCGTGCCAGCTGGGCATCCCGCCCACGCAGGTGGTGCGCCGCGCCCAGGACTTCGTGTACCACCTGCACTGCTTCGCCTGCGTCGTGTGCAAGCGGCAGCTGGCCACGGGAGACGAGTTCTACCTCATGGAGGACAGCCGGCTCGTGTGCAAGGCAGACTACGAGACCGCCAAGCAGCGAG AGGCCGAGGCCACGGCCAAGCGGCCGCGCACGACCATCACGGCCAAGCAGCTGGAGACGCTGAAGAGCGCCTACAACACCTCGCCGAAGCCCGCGCGCCATGTGCGCGAGCAGCTCTCCTCTGAGACCGGCCTGGACATGCGCGTCGTGCAG gtgtGGTTCCAGAACCGCCGGGCCAAGGAAAAGAGGCTCAAGAAGGACGCGGGCAGGCAGCGCTGGGGCCAGTATTTCCGTAACATGAAGCGCGCCCGCGGCGGCTCGAAGTCGGACAAGGACAGCGTCCAGGAAGAGGGGCAGGACAGCGACGCCGAGGTCTCCTTCACCG atgAGCCAGCCATGGTCGAAATGGGCCCTGCCAACGGCCTCTACGGCAGCCTGGGAGAGCCTGCCCCAGCCTTGGGCCGGCCCTCGGGGGCCCCAGGCAGCTTCCCGCTGGAGCACGGAGGCCTGGCCGGCCCAGAGCAGTACCGAGAGCTGCGCCCCGGCAGCCCCTACGGCGTCCCCCCATCGCCTGCTGCCCTGCAGAgcctccctggcccccagcccctcctctccagctTGGTGTACCCGGATGCCGGCTTGGGGCTCGTGCCCTCGGGAGCCCCAGGTGGGCCCCCACCCATGAGGGTGCTGGCAGGGAACGGACCCAGCTCTGACCTCTCCACGGGGAGCAGCGGGGGCTACCCCGACTTCCCTGCCAGCCCCGCCTCCTGGCTGGACGAGGTGGACCACGCTCAGTTCTGA
- the LHX3 gene encoding LIM/homeobox protein Lhx3 isoform X2, translating to MLLETDLEGDRDRPGAPAAAALCTFSGTRDIPLCAGCDQHILDRFILKALDRHWHSKCLKCSDCHTPLAERCFSRGESVYCKDDFFKRFGTKCAACQLGIPPTQVVRRAQDFVYHLHCFACVVCKRQLATGDEFYLMEDSRLVCKADYETAKQREAEATAKRPRTTITAKQLETLKSAYNTSPKPARHVREQLSSETGLDMRVVQVWFQNRRAKEKRLKKDAGRQRWGQYFRNMKRARGGSKSDKDSVQEEGQDSDAEVSFTDEPAMVEMGPANGLYGSLGEPAPALGRPSGAPGSFPLEHGGLAGPEQYRELRPGSPYGVPPSPAALQSLPGPQPLLSSLVYPDAGLGLVPSGAPGGPPPMRVLAGNGPSSDLSTGSSGGYPDFPASPASWLDEVDHAQF from the exons ATGCTGCTGGAAACGGATCTCGAGGGCGACCGAGATCGGCCCGGGGCCCCCGCTGCCGCCGCTCTCTGCACCTTCAGCGGGACTAGGG ACATCCCACTGTGTGCTGGCTGCGACCAGCACATCCTGGACCGCTTCATCCTCAAGGCTCTGGACCGCCACTGGCACAGCAAGTGCCTCAAGTGCAGCGACTGCCACACGCCGCTGGCTGAGCGCTGCTTCAGCCGCGGAGAGAGCGTCTACTGCAAGGACGACTTCTTCAA GCGCTTCGGGACCAAGTGCGCCGCGTGCCAGCTGGGCATCCCGCCCACGCAGGTGGTGCGCCGCGCCCAGGACTTCGTGTACCACCTGCACTGCTTCGCCTGCGTCGTGTGCAAGCGGCAGCTGGCCACGGGAGACGAGTTCTACCTCATGGAGGACAGCCGGCTCGTGTGCAAGGCAGACTACGAGACCGCCAAGCAGCGAG AGGCCGAGGCCACGGCCAAGCGGCCGCGCACGACCATCACGGCCAAGCAGCTGGAGACGCTGAAGAGCGCCTACAACACCTCGCCGAAGCCCGCGCGCCATGTGCGCGAGCAGCTCTCCTCTGAGACCGGCCTGGACATGCGCGTCGTGCAG gtgtGGTTCCAGAACCGCCGGGCCAAGGAAAAGAGGCTCAAGAAGGACGCGGGCAGGCAGCGCTGGGGCCAGTATTTCCGTAACATGAAGCGCGCCCGCGGCGGCTCGAAGTCGGACAAGGACAGCGTCCAGGAAGAGGGGCAGGACAGCGACGCCGAGGTCTCCTTCACCG atgAGCCAGCCATGGTCGAAATGGGCCCTGCCAACGGCCTCTACGGCAGCCTGGGAGAGCCTGCCCCAGCCTTGGGCCGGCCCTCGGGGGCCCCAGGCAGCTTCCCGCTGGAGCACGGAGGCCTGGCCGGCCCAGAGCAGTACCGAGAGCTGCGCCCCGGCAGCCCCTACGGCGTCCCCCCATCGCCTGCTGCCCTGCAGAgcctccctggcccccagcccctcctctccagctTGGTGTACCCGGATGCCGGCTTGGGGCTCGTGCCCTCGGGAGCCCCAGGTGGGCCCCCACCCATGAGGGTGCTGGCAGGGAACGGACCCAGCTCTGACCTCTCCACGGGGAGCAGCGGGGGCTACCCCGACTTCCCTGCCAGCCCCGCCTCCTGGCTGGACGAGGTGGACCACGCTCAGTTCTGA